The nucleotide window TGCCGTAGCCGTGCCCGTGATCCTGCGCACGCGTCACGAGGTCATCCACATACATGTGGGTGCCCCAGACGAGGTTCTGACAGATGCGGAAGCCGGTGAAGGCGCGTATCTCGCCCTGGTGCTCCAGGTAAACGTAGTTGGCTCCGCGTCCCTGGGCCATGATGGCCGCGTGCACAAAGGCCTCCTCATCCGCGAAGTGAGTGCGGAGCTCTCGCGCAACGGGGAAGCAACGTGTGAATGCCTCCTGATCCACGGGATCAATGAGGCGGATGATGAAGCTGTCGGCAGAGGAGGGCACGGCGTCTCTGAGTTGAAGATGGAAGGAGACGAGAAGTGAAAAAACAAAAAGCCGGAGCATGGGAGCCCCGGCTTTCCTTGAAGTTTGGGAAACCAGTGAGTCTGGCTGTGGAAGTCTCCGTGCCTCGTTAGGCGGCGGTCTTCTTCAGCGTGACGCCGGTCTTGTTGCCCAGGGCCTGCTTGACCTGATTGATGAGGGCGGCAAAGGCGGCTTCGTCCTTGATGGCGAGGTCGGAAAGGACCTTGCGATCGAGTTCGATGCCGGCAGCCTTGAGGCCTTCGGTGAAGCGGCTGTAGCTCAGGCCGTGCGCGCGCGTGGCGGCGTTGAGGCGCTGAATCCAGAGCTTGCGGAAGTCGCGCTTGCGATTCTTACGGTCGCGGTAGTTGTACACCATCGCCTTGCGGACAGCGTCCTTGGCGTAGCGATAAAGCTTGGAACGGAAACCGCGGAAGCCTTTGGCGGCTTTGAGTACGCGCTTGCGGCGCTTGCGGCTGGCGGGTGAGTTGGTGGATCTTGGCATCTTTGTCTTTCTCTGATCAAGCTGTTGTTTTCGGTGTCGATGTTGGCCTCACTCGATCGAAGGCTCCGGGGCGAGGGGAGCCAGGCGTGGCATCGTGGTCCCGCGGTACGGGACCGAACTGGAATGGCTCAGCTCCAGGGCATGTTGGCCTTCACGGCCGCTGCATCCGTCTTGTCGACGAGTGCTACTTTGCCCAGGTTGCGCTTCCGCTTCCGGTTCTTGTTCTGGAGAAGGTGGCGCTTCCCCTTTTTACGGCGCAAGATCTTGCCAGAGGCAGTGATCTTGAACCGCTTGGAAACGGACTTTCTCGTTTTGGCTAGGCCAGCATTTTTGGACATAGGGGCGGAGAGAATACGGGGGACCGGCCCGTGCGCAAGGAAATTTTTGGGGTGGGGAGACGTGTCAAGGGGGCTGTGCCGGGCGCTTTTCACGTGGGACCTGGACCAGAGGGAAGGGGCGATTGTACTCAGCCGGCAATTCTGGCGGCCTCGCTCAGCGCGTGCTCGACGTCTCTCAGATGTGAAATGGCTCCCTCTACATAGCGATTTGCATGATCCAGGGATGAATCCAGTCTCCTAAATGTGGCCAAAGCTTCATCGGCTTGACGGTGTAGGCATTGGGAGGCTCGTGAGGCATCATGGAATGCGCCGGTTGCGCTTTCCAAGTCCGTTGCCGTAGAGGCGTGGGCGGCGTGCTGCCGTCGCAGCTTCTCCAGGCTGGACGCGGCCTCCTCATGCAATGGATTGAGGAAGCGGCGTCCCATCTCCCTTGCGCATTCATCATTCCACAGACCGGAGACCTCGCTGCGCCTCTCCAAGTGATCCTGCATGAAGAGCATGCTGCGCTGCAGTTCA belongs to Roseimicrobium gellanilyticum and includes:
- a CDS encoding GNAT family N-acetyltransferase, whose amino-acid sequence is MPSSADSFIIRLIDPVDQEAFTRCFPVARELRTHFADEEAFVHAAIMAQGRGANYVYLEHQGEIRAFTGFRICQNLVWGTHMYVDDLVTRAQDHGHGYGSALFDWLVEEARRRGCAHFQLDSGVQRFDAHRFYLHKGMNITSHHFALPL
- the rplT gene encoding 50S ribosomal protein L20; translated protein: MPRSTNSPASRKRRKRVLKAAKGFRGFRSKLYRYAKDAVRKAMVYNYRDRKNRKRDFRKLWIQRLNAATRAHGLSYSRFTEGLKAAGIELDRKVLSDLAIKDEAAFAALINQVKQALGNKTGVTLKKTAA
- the rpmI gene encoding 50S ribosomal protein L35 → MSKNAGLAKTRKSVSKRFKITASGKILRRKKGKRHLLQNKNRKRKRNLGKVALVDKTDAAAVKANMPWS